From Amyelois transitella isolate CPQ chromosome 9, ilAmyTran1.1, whole genome shotgun sequence:
aatagactgaatggccacgttcagctatttggctttaagatagaattgagattctaatagtgacaggttgctagcccatcgcctaaaaaagaatcccaagtttataagcctatcccttagtcgccttttacgacatccatgggagagtgatggagtggtcctattctttttttctatttggtgccgggaaccacacggcgcctCATTTATTCCTTTATTCATATTATCTCGTCTATATtactttcggggtagacagagccacagaATTTGCCTTTACGTAAAACTTTCCACTCAAACTACGGCGAAATTGAATAGAATTTCGAAAAAAGAAAGTTGAATAACAAACTCAATTAAAAAGTccgataaaattttcaatttgaactgAAATTGTGAAAAAGTTACATAGAAACTCGAATAGTTGCTGTAATTTAATAACGGTACGAAAAATCACAGTCGTTTCTgcagaaaaaaatttttttgtttcatatttatcattaaactattttatcaaatatacaaagtCCTTTGTTTCCCTACAGATGAAGATGTGTGAAATCTTATGGAGGTTGCAACCAATATGAGTCACTTCATACCAGAGTAGAGACTACGTGGAGATGCTATGCGACATTTTGACTGACCAGTCGAAATTTTGCAATTTCtaacaaatctttttttcCCAGtagataaagttaaattttggATTGCTCTCAAATTCTGGCATTTGGCTCAAAGGTGTGCACTAATAGAGAATTTCTCAAAATTCCCTCGGGAAATCAAGCAGATTTTTCCGAGCGGAGCTGTAGACTTAGTCAATAAAATTCCCAAGAAAAAGTTatatgaaaaacataaaatattaaaacaaatacgcCATCGTCCGTTACTCGCTAAGGCAGTTCATTCACACGCTGGCCCAAGATTGAGATTGCGTGATACAATATAAGATGTTTATGACTGACTCATATATTTGTAGTTTGTAGTACTCGTACACTAATTGTGACGTGACACGCTACTGGGCcttctctcatctttgcgtgatCCCAATTGCACCCTACGCCACGATCCCAATTGCACCCTACGCCATTATGCTTCGGAAATTGGAATCTGCTGTTCTTTTTCCACGTCGTCTGGTCTATGGTGTCTTCAGTTTCAAGACCATTAGCATGCTTATTATCTTTCTTGACATCAAGTCATGATTTCTTCTGCTTACCCGTCCTATCTGGGCGCGGTGGATACGGAATAGTCAGACATTTATACTGCAGATAATTTGCAGTCTCTGAGGACTTCCGATAGATGTGGATGTACAGTGTACGTTCAGGAAAACCAAAACCTCTACCACCTTATCTTGATTGGTGTATTGAAGGTGGGCCAGATATCTTATGATTTGTCTGCACCACCGTAGAGAGGTCtcctatattttttctgaataCACGCTAATAAGCAACTGCTTTATACGCCTATAGTTCGATATGAGTTTTCTAAACTATTTGTCAAGCATTCTTATTTCTTAGTACTATTGTAATCATCTGTTATAGTATCATACCTTCTGTCTActtgagtgagtgagtgagtacTTCTGACCTAAGGAGATAACACGTTTACACCGTTCctattttgtttatctttttcttcttcagtACCCGtcttatagtcacgtctatatcccttacggggtagacagagccaatagtcccgaagagattgaatggccacattcagctgctcggatttatgatggaattgagatccaaaagaattttataagcctatcccttagtcgccttttacgatatccacgggaaagagatggagtggtccttttcttttttgtaatggtgccgggaaccacacggcatctacAATATGTTGTGCTGATatcatttaaaatcaattaagaCCATCAAATAATTATGATCCAGTCCAGCTGCATGTTATGAACCTGTATCATCTGAATGTTTAAGTCAGCTATCTCTCCAAACTACATTTTTAACCCTTCGTCTAAATCGTCAGTGAGCGGGGTCGTCGCTCGACGGCTGACAATCAACACATCCTGCCTACAATTGGACGCGAAAGGAACGCATCTGCTGATAATGTTGTCAGATCACTGCGCTTTGATTTGTTGGGTGATTTTTACGATATGCGCACACGATTAGGCACAtaatatagattatatttggcatctctttcccgtggacgtcgtaaaaagcgactaagggataggcttacaaacttgggattcttttataggcgatgggctagcaacctgtaactagttgaatctcaattctatcgttaagccaaatagctgaacgtggccattcagtcttttcaaaactgttggctttgtctaccccgcaagggatataggcgtgaccatatgtatgtatgtatgtatatttggcattatgaaacaaaataactttagGAGTAACATATTACTATTGAGTACTAGAGtaacatgaaataaattaatgatcaaataaaaatgtggaaaGCAAAAGTTCCTAGAACTTTTAGCTGTTTTCGAAAGCGTGTAAATGAGTTTTGTAGTCattctttgtttgtaaaattatttattgaaggtACATTTTACAATACATGTATCTGTTGCATTCGCTTCTTCATAATACCATATTGATAACATTGTCTCGATTGCATTCTCAGCCGTTCATGTCAAATTGGTGGTCCACTAAAGATTCTGAAAAAAACTTACAGGGAAAAATCTGGggataattttgatattttaacaattataaCTGGATAAAGTGTAGCATCTGAAGGTAAACTGCTTCTGACCAATCAGCCTTGATGTTTGAAGTTCAAGatgcttttgtttatttaccgCTTATAATGACATCCACAGAATGAGATGAACTGGTCCTTAAAACGTACAGTCCTGTAAGCAATTTTGAGATGAatagattttcaaaaaaacattctttttttttaactaatcaTAAGATAAAATGTATGTGGTACCTCaactctaaaaaaatataatcacactagccgtggaatagttattttgggcatcattgaagccctcaaggatgaataattttacccattttttttcacatattccattatttcttcgctccttatagttgctaCGTTCCTTCCTTAAATGgactattcaacgcaaaaagaatttttcaattcgaaccagtagttccagagattagcgcgttcaaacaaacaaactctaaaGCTTTCCTTGATTCAGCCGAAATATCCTTGTATCGTTTACTGTGAAAACTGAACCTTTTATCAAAACCCACTATCAATTCCAATTCCCAGAATCgcccacaaaaaaaaaaacaaatgaatcaTTACAAATGATTTGGCCCTAACGATGGGGTATTAACATGTGTGTGATGGAACGGAATGTGCGGACTATAAAGACTCTAACATGGTGTGCGGTGATCCTGGCGCTGGTGGTGGCAGAGGTGGCCAGTCTCAGCGGGTCCAACGTCTGCGTGGTGAAGCAGAAGTGAGTATCTTGTATTTCTGTAATACTACGTCACCATTTCTATAAAACGAAGCGGGTGaagggtgccgtgtggttcccggcataaataaaaaattgggaTCACTCTGTCTCATTGTCTCGTGTCGTAAAAGACGTCTAAGGAATaggtttttataaacttgggattcttcttgaaaacagctgaacgtggcctatcagccttttcaagactgtttgctctgtctgccctgcaagggatatagacgtgatagaAGTAGGAGTATGGAAATAATTTATGCAGTCCGTGGCCTTTGAGTTCTTCCGAGAGTCTAATCTGttttaaggaataaaaacgtgatatgtaatgtaggtacgttttttcttcttcctgactttagtcccggttgcatcctcaccactccggagaggagcccggggcatCGGGGTATGCCATTGACCAAGGattggataaataaataaataatttatatgtatttattttcagatacaACATCACAAAGCGAGTGAAGTACCGCGCTCCGATGTCTGTACGTACTCTGGAATGGTGTTTCTCGCTGCCGCCCAGATGTTCCCGCTGGAACACCGAGATGAGAGACTTGACAAGACTAGAGGTAAGTTAATATCTGTACCTTCTAATTTCAGAATGAGGGTGActgtagcggccgttcagcctccatggacaaaCACTCTTAGACCTGACAATTTAGATGACCAAAACCGACTGACAGacttatgaaaaaaaggacaatcgacGAGACGACGAAAAGACATCTTGAACAggcaaaattcttttttattatattcagaCACGACGCAATAcaccctcggcccgttcagAGACAAAGTATACTACTAGGGTGTAGTGAGAGAGATTGATTTGCACTCCACTGTCGTCAAAGGGAAGATTTTCCGTCAGGCTTGGGAACCTCGGCGATGGTGTAGAGTCGGAGGAAGAAAATGcagcagtgcagtttgttaccgcttcatCTGCACTTGGAAGCCttagaagcggcagtaaatttagttttaagttatttatttgacgtcaaccaacgttgtgaaaccaaaagatttgacaattattaagtgatatgaagtaatatcgcttaataataataatatagaataaaaaatttaaacttgaaTTTGAGGTGTATGCTTCAATCTGTAGAAACTCTGACAGCGCGATTTGAAACTTCTCTGCTATAGGCTGATGGCTTCGCATTCTTTACAACAAGGGTTTTCAACTCTTCTGGAATCTGTGAAAttgaggttcccggcaccaataaaagaaaaagaatagtaccttACACTCTTAACACTCCTTTTTTTGACAAGTCGAGTAAATAGTCGGTCCTAATGAACACTTATTTCGATTGCCTATAATTGCTATGCATTGCAAATTAACAAGAGTATTGGTAAGTACGCGACCATTATTAAGTGACAGTGGTCAGGTCCAGTTTACCTCAAGGATAATCCTCGGTCAAGGTAATAAAGTCACGTATTTTAAGTAGTGGAAAGATGATGAGGTTTCTTGGGTAATTGTTAGGAATATTGAGTCAAACAAATTGTGGAAAGGTGCAAAAACTGTATTGTGACTGATTTAATCTTTACGAAAACTACTTTGACAACATCATTACGTTTGAcgttttgtattataaaaaaagtaagtttaataGACAACAAGAAGGTACTACAAGGTACGCAAAAAATGATATACAAGCTCAAATTCAATTAACCAAAatccaaattaaaatatttgattcatTATTATTGGACATACTCGTATCAATAGCActcaataattgtcatatcttttgcaTCTTTCATATGACaatactaagtttactgccgcttccaaagcgtcagtgcagaggAAGCGTTAACAatctgcactgcagcattttcttcaacaacgtcaacttcacaattatccaaacttagaatagaaatgtggagaAGAGAATACATCGAAatgatttatacaaaatataatttatataaaaatagaatttatataataataaatatatttttttatagtttggcaattttaaataaattgatgacAAATCCTACAACGACCACCAATGATCATGACTCGTTATAGTGAtcatattatacttatttatacacGATGACTAattgatacatacaaacttaaaattacgtctttatcccttacggggtagacagagccaaaataCCCGAAAATACCACGTCCAGGTGTATGGCTTATGATGGAATTtggattcaaaaagtgacagattgctagcacatcgccttaaaagCTTGTGTGCCTATCTCGTGATGATTAAAGTAATCATAGTGATCATTGTTTGCTttcaaagtgccgtgtggttcccggcaccaatacaaaaaagaaaaggaccactccatctcgttcccatggatctcgttaaaggcgactaaggcataggcttacaaacttgggattcttttttaggcgatgctagagctagcaacctgtcactatttgattctcaattctatcattaagccaaatagctgaacgtgggccattcagtgttttcaagactgttggctctgtcttccccgcaagggatatcgacgtaaccgtatgtatacatacatatggtcacgtctatatcccatgtggggtagacagagccaacaggcttgaaaagactgatcggccacgttcagctactgaCCGTAccgtatgtctgtatgtatgtatgtatgtttgctttCAGACAGAGGAGAGGACGGCTGAGGTGTCAGTATGTTGTCCCGGTTACAAAATGCAGGATGTGACATGCGTTCCCATTTGTCCTAACGGGAAGACAGGAGCGGACTGTTCTAAGGGTATGACTGTTCTATATAGACTAGGCTGACTGATCTATTCAAACCGTTATTAAGGTTTTCAAATCATGTTTAGTctaattctatcagtaagccataaagccttttagtcttcaagactgtctcCTGATTTGAAGTGTCTCCTGATTTAATGTACTGTCATGTATCGAGTTTTCTACAGCTTCTTttgtttatcatatttattaaacagttTCGAATAGTCATCCTGTAATTTTATGACATGAGTTTCCAGTCTGATCCTCTTAACTTGATAGGCCTCTtgctgtttgctctgtctaccccgcaaaggatactgatgtgattatatgtatgtatctatagtCTAAAGTCATATAAAGGTACCTTAGTAAAGATTGGCAATCTTTTAGTATCGACATattaacatataatcaagtctatatcccttttgggtaagacagagccaacagtcttgaaatgactaataggccgcgttcagctgtttgactaaatgatagaattgagaatcaaatagtgacaggttgctagcccgtcgcctaaaagaagagtcccagTGTATAAGTCTAtaccttggtcgccttttacgacatccatgttgtttttaaatattctatgGAAATTCATGTCATTTCTGTGCTATGCTTCAGTGTTCtatgattatttatagattGACTTTAGGAAGCTGTCTTTGTTTCGTGATTGTTCACACAATAAGAAACATTGCTTGTTTTAATAACGTAGGCGCTTGTTTGATTTTTGACTTGCTtggtgaaatttaaataataatgtctcTGTCCATTTAGAGTTATATATAATGTAgtttcaaatcttttttatttcaaaagatgATCAGAATTTGTTACttgatttttacatacatataatctcctttatcctttgcggggttgacagagctaaaagtcttgaaaaacctTAAAGGCCACGTATAGCTTTTCTGCTTAacgatataattgagattcatgtagtaacaggttgctagctcatcgcctaaaagaagaagcccaagtctataagcctatcccttactcgtcTTTTAAGACatatatgggaaagagatgtgtGGTGCTATTTTTTTCAGATGACTGTTATCGCCTAATATTTACTATTCTTACTACTTACAGTTGATGCTTCTTCTCCACAAATTTAATCATGATCATTTTGTCAATCTACTTCACCTTATTAAACTGAAATAACTTCTTgttcttcttattttaatataaatgacaTTAATTATGCTTAAACGTGTGTAGAGTacctaatttaattatattttgaccCATTCTTTTTCTCTCTTTAAGTTTATCCAATTAAttgcaaaatacataataacaataattcaattgcttttctttatttaatttatcttttcatTCCACGAACAAATCTAAACATACACAATATTGTCAGAAGTTACACCAACATGCCACGAATTGTACACTCAATTATGTAGAATTCTAATATTTCTTAATTCCAGGATGTCCTCCGAAAAAATGGGGTCCTAACTGtgtgaatgaatgtagaaattGCACTGAAAACGGGCACTGTTCCCCCGTTACTGGAGAATGTGTGTGTCAAGATGGATGGCAAGGTGAGAGGTGGGTTGCCACTTCAGATATTAtggcatacaaacatatattggtcacgtctatatcccttgcggggtagacagagccaataggcTTGAAAcgacttaatggccacgttcagctatttgacttaatgatagaattgagattcaaatagtgacaggttgctagcccatcgcctaaaaaaaaaataccaagtttataagcctatcccttagtcgccttttacgacatccatgggaaagagatggagtggtccaattcttttttgtactggtgccgaacagaatttataaacatcgtattaattttttcttcaagTATTTCAATTTCTTATGTTACAGTTGTCAAACAAGCATGCCCACAACGATTGCCACGACAACAATGAGAGAATTACTAACCACCTTGAGAACTGAACCCACAACTAAAACCACTGTATTTACTACGCCTAGCAGTACAACATTGCCTTCTGTTATAACAACTATTCCTACAATTACAACTGCCCCTACCACAATTACCCCAAAAATTGTGACAACGACAGCAGTACCTATTACAACGAAGAATATAATTACAACTTCAGGGATAACagttgaaaaatttaatgatgtAACTACGTTTATACCAATACCAAAAGTACGAGTAACAACAGAAATACCAGCCACAGAAATCGTGACTAAGAAAGTTATAGTAGCCAACACAGCATATAATAGAACTGAACCTACAACGGATTATAAAGGTACATTTATTGAAGCAACTACACTAGGGAATAGAGTAACAAGAATCTTAACTAATACAACTTTATCAACTTCAAGTTCACCACATATATTGACACCGACAACTACAAGAACGACTAAGGGGACTACAAATTTTGAGACAACGAGAAAACCCGAGACTGCAACCAAAGTTCACCCAACAACGCTGAAATTCAAACCAAAGGAAATATGGATAAGACCAGCACAAAAAGGTGAATCTCCcattttagaaataaagacTTTACAAAGTCACGAAACACATACGAAAATTAAAACAGCAATGAAGAAGGAACTCGCCCAAGAAACAACTACACCGAAGACTATAATCGTTTCGATTATTCCAACATCGGTATCGTATGCGACATTTAAGAAGATTGCTTTGTCTACAGCATCATTTGTTTCACAAAAGAACGCTACAGCAATAAGAGCTTATAATCAACCTTTAGAGGTTACAAATTCTATGTCCATTCAAACATCAACATCAACAACTCTCACAAAATCAAATACATCATCTTTGAAGCAAACAGGCAATTCTATGTTCACAGTAAATGTAACTAAAGCACAAAACAGTACTGTAAGCACATTATCACCCACAAGAGGGCCCTTTTCAACTAAAACAcctgttaataataaaactaacagCATGTCAAGCACGACTGTAGTTAGAATGAGTTCTAATTCTCTAACCACGTCTCCTTCGACTAAACACAAGActtcgttaaaaaaatatgtaacctCATTCACAACAAGTACTTTAATACCTGTTTTCAATGCGACAGAACGAATAACATCacaatattttacaacaaaacaaaattctgAAGGGAAACTGAATAATATAACACAATCATCTGCAAGAAATGGATCGTTTGAAGCGAAGACAGAAGAGAAAACTAACATTACTAAACATAATGCATCAAATGttaattctaagtttaaaaCAGTGACTGCCAAACCTGACCAAGATGAAGAAACGTTTCATATTTTGACAGAACCGGAGCATATAACTGCAGTTATGGGTGATAAAGAGTCTGAGAGGAGCTCAGTGGACCTTATATCGGTGATAAGCATAGCTGGAGGTATAATGATGGCTGTCATAACCGTAGCGGTGATCATCGTGATGATAGAGAGGTGCAAGAGGCCGAGGTATGAACATGTGAGGAAGATCAGTGATATGAGAATGCAAGTTATGATCGATAATAATGATGTGCCGCCTCCATATGTGAGGAGTATTTTCCATACGCCTTTACCAGGTAATTATTgcttaattacatacatataatctcgtcttaTCCTCTgcgggtaagacagagccaacagtcttgaactgacaagaaaatataaaaataccacgttctgctgtatggcttaataataaaaataaaattctaatattgacaagttgctagactatcgcctacaagaagaatgccCATTTTAtgagccattcccttagttacctattacgacatccacgggaaaagTATGGAGTAGTGCTAAACTAAAGTGttcggaaccacacggcacaattactattattgcaaattttctGTTGTAACTGGCAATGATCTTCCTAGTGTCAGTCCGTCGTTACCTCAATATAGAGGAGCCCGAGGTGCCCTATAATTATGATTGGGTCAGGTTCTTACATAAAACAACACTCGTATATCTgccataattattattatgttattcggGAAATAGTAAAGTTAAATAACATTATGTTTACGTACATACTTACatctatcacgtttttattcctAACGGACGTGTCTAGACAGAGACAATCAGATATTTAATGTAccttaaataatgattttattttcatttcattaactGTTGATTCTACctgttgtctaccccgcaaaggataaagacgtatgtAGAcggtgtatgtatgtatactatagACATATAAGGGTTCCTTGTTTATCCGGAACCCTAAAATAGAtgaataaatagtaaatagaCAGACAATAATGAAAATCGATTTCCTGAACTCACTatcaaaggaaataaaaaagaagcaGTATTTCAACAGTATTGATATCGGCCCATTAGCTCAGTTGGTTAGAGCGTCGTGCTAATAACGCGAAGGTCGCGGGTTCGATCCCCTCATGGGCcacgattatttttatagttctttattttttttcagatccTCCAACAACAGAGAAATGCCATTATCAACCAATTTCAACTCTTGACCGAAACCTAAAACAATTTATGAGGCCCGTCGTCGTACAAACAATTTCGCCTATAATGCTAGAAAACTTTAGAGGTGAGTTGTTGCttggtaaataaaaagtagatTATATCTGAACTTAgactaatatataataatatttcaatcattattttatattttaacaattaattttacgTTCAAGGTATACTGGAATGCCATTATGATCACTTGCCTCAAAGGAGCCATGATTTCGGAACGATGCCAGCGCGATTTTCCACAACGCCATCTATGCCAGACAGTGGTGAACTACGTGGATCGCGTGCTCTCTCAGTAACAGAATCAACAATAGAAGCTTTAAAGTGCGAGGCAAAATTAGATGTAATTGACAACACTACTTCTGAACCTCTGTATGCCGAAATTCCCTGCTGGAGACCGCCTTCTGAACAtgctattgaaataattaacatgAACGGAGAAGCTGTGACAGAGTTATGATTCGGCAATTTTTTGATATGCAGATAGCATGCGTAGCAATGTCTGAAGTTCTGAACGTATTGAGTGATGGCCGATAGATGGCgttttgcatatttttaaaaagtgttttgtaatgtattgTGAATTTTATTGATGTTAAAATACCAAAGACAAAAATTGTGTGGATTAACTATAAATGATGTATGTTAAATGTGTAAGTTATTTGGGTATACGCGTTGAGgtgaataaaatatgtattaccTAATAATAGTGAGTTTAATTCTTTTgtgaataattatacatacatagatatgatcacgtctttatcccttaggagaacagagccaatagtcttaaaatacTAGATCGATTTTCCCAAATCCCCTCCTAaagtcaaaaattaaataaaaacatttagacAATCCTATGACAGACTTTAAccataatagttttaaaaagtatagtCTTCAGATGCACGAGTGACACCGAGATATCAAACACAGCCGGCTCCGATT
This genomic window contains:
- the LOC106132471 gene encoding mucin-2 — encoded protein: MCVMERNVRTIKTLTWCAVILALVVAEVASLSGSNVCVVKQKYNITKRVKYRAPMSVRTLEWCFSLPPRCSRWNTEMRDLTRLETEERTAEVSVCCPGYKMQDVTCVPICPNGKTGADCSKGCPPKKWGPNCVNECRNCTENGHCSPVTGECVCQDGWQGESCQTSMPTTIATTTMRELLTTLRTEPTTKTTVFTTPSSTTLPSVITTIPTITTAPTTITPKIVTTTAVPITTKNIITTSGITVEKFNDVTTFIPIPKVRVTTEIPATEIVTKKVIVANTAYNRTEPTTDYKGTFIEATTLGNRVTRILTNTTLSTSSSPHILTPTTTRTTKGTTNFETTRKPETATKVHPTTLKFKPKEIWIRPAQKGESPILEIKTLQSHETHTKIKTAMKKELAQETTTPKTIIVSIIPTSVSYATFKKIALSTASFVSQKNATAIRAYNQPLEVTNSMSIQTSTSTTLTKSNTSSLKQTGNSMFTVNVTKAQNSTVSTLSPTRGPFSTKTPVNNKTNSMSSTTVVRMSSNSLTTSPSTKHKTSLKKYVTSFTTSTLIPVFNATERITSQYFTTKQNSEGKLNNITQSSARNGSFEAKTEEKTNITKHNASNVNSKFKTVTAKPDQDEETFHILTEPEHITAVMGDKESERSSVDLISVISIAGGIMMAVITVAVIIVMIERCKRPRYEHVRKISDMRMQVMIDNNDVPPPYVRSIFHTPLPDPPTTEKCHYQPISTLDRNLKQFMRPVVVQTISPIMLENFRGILECHYDHLPQRSHDFGTMPARFSTTPSMPDSGELRGSRALSVTESTIEALKCEAKLDVIDNTTSEPLYAEIPCWRPPSEHAIEIINMNGEAVTEL